The stretch of DNA TATTGAGACtcataaaatgagaaaaagtcaTAATAGCCCCCCTGCCATGAAGTGGGGAGTTACTGGCAAATGTACAATAAAGAAGTCTTCGAAATTTGAGCCATTTGATGTCATGGCCCCGGTGTTCTTCTGGCTATGCAGTATACATATATGCTTGCTATTGGTGGCTGAGTGCAAGAACTTACCGGTAGCTCTGATGCCTGGAGTTGGGCGTCTGATTCTCCTTGTTACTGGTATTTAGCTGACTGTCTTCCTCCATTTTATTTGGAGAGCAACCTGCTGTCTCCGCGACAAAAGAGTCTTTCTTGTGATCCTTGGTGTTGGCCATCGAGGTGTAGTGAGTGAGACGTTTGACCATTAATTTTGCACCCGTTGTCGCAGAACCCGTTGAGCTTCGTCTGGAGTTGGTCCTGCTACTCACGGAGGTGGATGAATGACCACTAGACACTGAAGGTGTCGAGGAGCGTAACGACGAGTTCTTGGTGTagatttttctttggcttaTCTGTCGTTTGGGGAGGAGACGATTCTTCAAGCTTCGGATGGTCTTCTCCTTGGGCTCTCGATATTCGACTTGATCACTCCCATTGTTGTTACCCCTTTTCCTCTGACTTGAGTCCTCCATGCCAACTCCTGATCCCATTCCTCCCCCTGCCCCTCCTCCGTTGGCCAGGTTCTTGGCTGAATTCCAGCGCTGCTGGATATAGAATTGATGATGAGCTGACGACAGATCAAACATCACCTTGGCTTTGAGTTCTGCCACGTAgaacttcaatttgaaggtCTTCTCCTTATCTTCGCTATCCTGGACGGAGAGCTGGAAGCGACTCTTGTCGTACTGGATCCGACTGATTTGATGCCAAGAGAACGAACCGATGATCTTGTGCGAGACAGCGGGATCTTTGGAAGTCTCGAAAAGGAACATTCCTTGCAAATGAACTCCAATATGTCGGGCACCAATTTTGCCACATGACTGATGGGGATGAAGTTGATGGTGACTCGTTGATGAAGCAGAACTACTCGACAGGTTCAAAGTGGACGAagtcttcttcgtctcctGAACGGAGAACGTGTGGAAGCCGAAATTATCGAGCCGCTGGATTTCCTTACAATATTTCAATTCAGTCTTGCTCTGGCTCTGCCCAAGATGTGCTCTATGTAATCTGCTCACGCTTTGACGCGCTTCATCCTCACCTAATTGCCTGATGACATGACGCGGCAAATAGTGGTCCAAGATAAAGTAGTATCCATCTCCATGGATGTCTTCCGAGAAGTCACCGAATTCAGTCTGAAGGGCCATTCCAGCCAACCCGATGTGTTGAGCCTGGGACATCTGATACAGACCATCGATCACGTCGGAGCGGAGTTGAAGGTAGAACTGATGCATGTTGTTCGGGTCCTTGAACGAGTCCATGGAATCCGGCAAATACTTGAATCGAAGATGAAGCGTGAACGGAGAGCATCCAGTGAAGCGAGAATCCTTCCAAGTGCTTGGAGCCACTTTACTCAACTTGGTGTCCGAGGCAAGAATCCAAAACTCACGATCCACTTGAAGGGCCAAGCCGTAGTAACACGTTTCCTTCATATCCTGGTAGCTGAGGATCTGATCGAGCAGCTCGCCAATCGTCATCAACAACGGGCTGCAGTACACGGTGACACGTTGTCCATTCAGAAGCACAACAGAGACCTGTTTGGTTAGTGAATCCTTCCGAGATGACGAGTGTGAGGCCAAGTCAATGACAATTGGGTCATTGTCTGACATGACCACAAATTCAGGACCAATGCAACGTTTGGTCGCCGGACTTGGAGTAGGTGTAATCTCGGCCAAGGGTCTCACTACTCTGTAGAGCCGCGAAGGATTTCGTTGAACTCTTCTGCGATTGAGTGGGGTGGTGGTAGCATTGCAGCTTTTATTGCTCAAGCCAGCCAGCTCACCTGGGTCCCCATTCAAGGGTTGGTTTGGCTGATGGTGGTGCTTGTGAATGGTAGAGGaagccgttgttgttgttgctcctgCTGCCGCCCGTTTGGAGGTGGTTGTGATGAGGGTGGCTGGTCCTCTTCCCCTCTTTGGTTGAGCACTTGGCGTGACAGGAAGGTTCAATACGAGCGTATCATGAGTtgtggagtgacttttctcccGATTGAGATTTGCTTCCATGTTAATATTCTCATAATCGAGCGCCCCATTGGAGGTAGTTCGCGACACCAGAGAGCTCCTGGACGATGAGCTTGGGTTGCCTCCTCTGTGAGAAGGCTGATATGGGCGACTGGTCGAGTTGTGGAGGTATGTGGTGGAAGCTCCCAGGCGTCTCTCCCTGGTCCACCTCCTTTCTTCTGAGTTGTCCTGGCCAAGGTGATGTATCGATGGCCGATGAATATTCTGACGGCTCCCTCCCTGTTCACCTGACATTTGCGCTTcaatttttccttctttatGGTTATTGTTCAAATTGGGCAACGACGTGGTTAAAGGTGAGGCCAAGGGGTGGTTCTGCAGCTCCGAGGACTGTGACGAAGTGGGAGGGACAGGCGAAGATGGCGATGACTCAcaagacgacgaggaagacGTGTCGAGGCGAGAAAATTCCACTTCAATCATGGGAGGTGCGGCTGCCGTGGCCACAGGGTCAATCAGGCATTGATTTAGTATGGCATTGGTACGCTCGTCATGGTTGGTGAGCGCTATGGCCGAGCAAGAGCTTGAATAGGGCATGAAAGTGTTTGACTTGGCATGGGATTGGGTTGCGGTGAGGCGATACAGCTGGGATATAAAGCGGGAAATAGGTGACGAGCCCACAATCGTTTGCCAATGGTCAGAGACTCTCTGCAGGAGCTCCAACAAGGAGATACTCTGACTGGGATTCGGCCTCTGCATCCCCTGCAAGAGTTCACGAAGCTCCAGTGAGCCCTTCTGGTCTGACATGAAATTGCTATGATTGTTGCTCTTTGGTGATGGCTGTTGCGTGTTGTAGCTCAAGCCAAATTGAATGGTTCGGGCCAGGGAGTACACGCCGAATGCCTCCAAATCTCGCTCCACGAAGTCCGTGGGGGTTGAGGTGATGGAGGTGCCCGGATGGTTCTTGAGGAGAGGATGTCGGTAAGCAGCTTCCaattggacttcattattttccCTCTCGAGGAGGTTCtgacattgattttgatcGAACGAGTCCACGACCACTTTGCCGGACACACTGCACAATAGTCTTTGAGGAGTAATCACGAGAAGGTGAGGAGAAGTGCCTGAGAGATGCCAGGGAGATGCCGAGTGGAGATTAGCCAATGAGGCACTCTGCTGCATTTGGTTTGGATACTCCAGCCTTCGCCGGCCGTTTTGCTTTGGCTCCGTCTGTCTCCTGCCATTGATGCTCAAGAGGCGATCTTGCAGAGCATGACCTGTTTGTCCCAAGAGTGACCagcattcaatttcattcaaaggtCCGCCGCGAACCTCAAGAATGTGATGCAGTGAGACCCCCAGGGAGGCAGACGAAGAGGCTCTAGCCCTCATCGCCgtcgacgaagacgaagaagaagatgcaTGCGAGTGATTCATTGTCCATTTCTTCATTCTGATGACTTTGTAGGGGATGTGAGGCGCAGTGGCAACAACCTGGAATGAGACAAGCAAGAAATACCTCATTAGACCGCTTCACTTCACAACAATGACTCGGGGCACCATCACGACGGCATCGACCATCGACACTGcactactacatacatacatacatacatacatacatacacacacacatacaacAATGGATTTGACGAGGAAGGAGCAGGAGGTTAAAACGGGATCACAATTTACTGTTCGCTTTACCCGATTTCTCAAGCAAGCTGTCTTCGGGCTTGAGAGCATGAttacgatgatgatggttggaTTTATGATTTCTAGACACGAACAAACCATAAAATTATCGGCAATTCTCACGTGAGcgcttttcaaaaaatcccCCGTACGTAGGACAAAGCCTTTATCGCCTACTATGTTTACAAGTTCGTTCAGATTGGTTGACCTGATCCCTTGGAAACGGGCACAGGTCTTGATTCTCTCCAACCTCCGACTACAAGAGCTCCTCTCCAAGTGATCTCCCTTTAATAATTCATGCCGAGATCGGAGTGAGGTCAAAAATAGATGGGGTTGGAAGTGCTTGGAGCATCTTCTTAATGAGATTTTCGGTTGGTTCGAGGCAAAAAGCCCCAAGTTTTATCGTCTTAGATATCGTTACTATACGATCAGGGGTGTCTCATTAAGGGTCCAGGCtaaatcacaaaaaaatgtgcaGAATCCAAGACAGATTAGAACGCTTCAAATATTTACTGAAAGGCGTGAAAAGATCGAAAAGGGGCTCCACAAAAAAATTCGAGACATCAATCAAAGCCACAGAgtcacgcacacacacacactcacaagTTTTAAGAGCATGGTTGAAAAGCCATCGAATGAGCTCACTTCAAATTATTATGAGAGCAACTGTCAAAGATCCACTTTTTGTCACCTTGTTGCCCTTTCACCCATTGAGTTTCTCCATTCTCTATTGCCAATCGGGCATTCTTCTGGGGAGATACCAATTGACAGTTCTGACAAAGTAACTCTCTCAACCCTAAATTGGCCAACCCTGGATAGAACATCATTTTGCAAAgggattttttgggggggggaggcgtttcaacttgaatttgaagtaACCTGATACCTCTTTTTGCCGTTCCAACGCTCAATGCCACGATCACTTCGTCAAGAGGGGAGAatctatttcaaaatcatgtctCTGTTGGATGGTCCAAGCTCCacttcaaagagaaagaatcCCTTAATAATAGGTNNNNNNNNNNNNNNNNNNNNNNNNNNNNNNNNNNNNAATCATGTCTCTGTTGGATGGTCCAAGCTCCacttcaaagagaaagaatcCCTTAATAATAGGTTGCGAGCTCTCAATTTGGGGTTAAATGAACAAAGAGAGATTGGCCAAATCCTGTGGAGaattctttttccatttccactCATCTCATGTATGAACAGTGGGCAAGTGTATTTCGGGAAGAGATTTCCTTTGGTTTATGGCCATATTTGCCACGCACGAGTAATGCACAAGATCCGCAAAGGATGCAGCTTTTCCACGCACAAAGAGGACTTTATCGCTAATTACCACTTGCGAGCTATTCTTAGTTCCTGTCCCAACGAAATGTTTCCGATTCAAATTACTCTATACGTATATGCACTCTTTGGAGAATGGAGGGAAAGAATAGGAAATTGAAAAGTGGAAGTGACTCCAATCAAAAGTTCATCTCGGCCCATTGGCGAGCGGAGCCATTTCTCATTGGCAGCTAATCACATTGGAAGAGAAGGTGCGAGACACGGTCATTTCTCAgagacaaagaagaaccgaCCCGATCTTGTCAATCCGTTAAAACAATTTGAGTCTCAGAGCTTTTTTTCTCATACTACTTTGACTCGCCAGATTCTTCTTCAATGCTCGACCGGCCAGACAGGAAGGCATCAATTCTCAACAGCTAGCTTGTTCtaacaagagagagagagagacagcctcttttttccctttttccattCCGATTCATAGcgccattttcaaaacgaat from Tigriopus californicus strain San Diego chromosome 3, Tcal_SD_v2.1, whole genome shotgun sequence encodes:
- the LOC131877918 gene encoding uncharacterized protein LOC131877918; the protein is MNHSHASSSSSSSTAMRARASSSASLGVSLHHILEVRGGPLNEIECWSLLGQTGHALQDRLLSINGRRQTEPKQNGRRRLEYPNQMQQSASLANLHSASPWHLSGTSPHLLVITPQRLLCSVSGKVVVDSFDQNQCQNLLERENNEVQLEAAYRHPLLKNHPGTSITSTPTDFVERDLEAFGVYSLARTIQFGLSYNTQQPSPKSNNHSNFMSDQKGSLELRELLQGMQRPNPSQSISLLELLQRVSDHWQTIVGSSPISRFISQLYRLTATQSHAKSNTFMPYSSSCSAIALTNHDERTNAILNQCLIDPVATAAAPPMIEVEFSRLDTSSSSSCESSPSSPVPPTSSQSSELQNHPLASPLTTSLPNLNNNHKEGKIEAQMSGEQGGSRQNIHRPSIHHLGQDNSEERRWTRERRLGASTTYLHNSTSRPYQPSHRGGNPSSSSRSSLVSRTTSNGALDYENINMEANLNREKSHSTTHDTLVLNLPVTPSAQPKRGRGPATLITTTSKRAAAGATTTTASSTIHKHHHQPNQPLNGDPGELAGLSNKSCNATTTPLNRRRVQRNPSRLYRVVRPLAEITPTPSPATKRCIGPEFVVMSDNDPIVIDLASHSSSRKDSLTKQVSVVLLNGQRVTVYCSPLLMTIGELLDQILSYQDMKETCYYGLALQVDREFWILASDTKLSKVAPSTWKDSRFTGCSPFTLHLRFKYLPDSMDSFKDPNNMHQFYLQLRSDVIDGLYQMSQAQHIGLAGMALQTEFGDFSEDIHGDGYYFILDHYLPRHVIRQLGEDEARQSVSRLHRAHLGQSQSKTELKYCKEIQRLDNFGFHTFSVQETKKTSSTLNLSSSSASSTSHHQLHPHQSCGKIGARHIGVHLQGMFLFETSKDPAVSHKIIGSFSWHQISRIQYDKSRFQLSVQDSEDKEKTFKLKFYVAELKAKVMFDLSSAHHQFYIQQRWNSAKNLANGGGAGGGMGSGVGMEDSSQRKRGNNNGSDQVEYREPKEKTIRSLKNRLLPKRQISQRKIYTKNSSLRSSTPSVSSGHSSTSVSSRTNSRRSSTGSATTGAKLMVKRLTHYTSMANTKDHKKDSFVAETAGCSPNKMEEDSQLNTSNKENQTPNSRHQSYRYKVYLEPEEDDNPQGAHNQVDSSRQPLQEKPISQLQSQPTSPSPPPLPRRTRASTIMAARRRIPSIATSTNANNQHRRRSETQVRTPATTKTPIMTGSRRQTRKSMGGAGGVPNSANSNSVRMGTRISASALHRERLRLASEMGTPLPPAPKKRSLDLDYDTMEVKSLLLPPKPPSLSSIGSIASSMGIQTVIENRALPYDMNHEESLTDSLIERFDNMESEDSEPERQIVMVTLTKDPQGKLGLKITGTPSGIYIDRIDVDVAKIQGHLKIGDRIVAINGRSLENVPYSGALQLIKNSMDDIQFLVSQIKG